One window from the genome of Methanococcoides sp. AM1 encodes:
- a CDS encoding FumA C-terminus/TtdB family hydratase beta subunit yields MEYHLNTPLKKEDIEQLDAGDIVYLTGTVLTARDEAHARILEMHEEGLELPFELEGAAIYHCGPLMQQIEGKWGVVAAGPTTSDRMSKMTPNLLEHFNVRALIGKGGMNNVAESLKGKCIYLAYTGGCAALAAGSIKNVPQVHWPDLGMPEAVWELEVVEFGPLIVGIDTKGNDLFTSIKEKARESFSKK; encoded by the coding sequence ATGGAGTACCATCTAAATACACCTCTTAAGAAAGAAGACATCGAACAACTCGATGCCGGCGATATTGTCTATCTTACAGGGACTGTACTTACAGCTCGTGATGAAGCACATGCCCGCATACTTGAAATGCATGAGGAAGGCCTTGAGTTACCTTTTGAACTGGAAGGTGCAGCTATTTACCACTGCGGACCCCTGATGCAGCAGATAGAAGGAAAATGGGGAGTAGTTGCAGCCGGACCTACTACAAGCGACAGGATGTCAAAGATGACACCGAACCTTCTGGAGCATTTCAACGTTCGCGCCCTTATCGGAAAAGGTGGTATGAACAACGTGGCTGAAAGCCTGAAAGGGAAATGTATCTACCTCGCATATACCGGCGGATGTGCAGCACTTGCAGCAGGTTCTATTAAGAATGTACCCCAGGTTCACTGGCCGGACCTTGGAATGCCTGAAGCCGTATGGGAACTTGAAGTCGTTGAGTTCGGCCCCCTCATTGTCGGTATTGACACAAAAGGAAATGACCTTTTCACATCTATAAAAGAAAAAGCGAGAGAGTCCTTTTCAAAGAAGTGA
- a CDS encoding ester cyclase — MMTTDIPENNASFDSHRIEEKNKEMVLGISDRGWHPKQLTDKCSPDYHMHFGGETLDLESLMDFMASIHKALPDLHFVINDVIAEGDKVVTRWTASGTHLADFQGVPPTHKPVTFTGITITRIEDGLIAEDWEEVDQLNFAQQFGAFSSDML; from the coding sequence ATGATGACGACAGATATACCTGAAAATAATGCATCCTTTGATTCTCACAGGATCGAAGAAAAGAACAAAGAAATGGTTCTTGGCATTTCAGATCGTGGTTGGCATCCAAAACAATTGACGGATAAGTGCAGCCCTGATTATCATATGCATTTTGGCGGTGAGACTCTGGACCTTGAATCCCTTATGGATTTTATGGCATCCATTCACAAGGCACTTCCAGACCTTCATTTTGTTATTAATGATGTTATTGCTGAAGGTGATAAAGTTGTGACCCGGTGGACTGCCAGTGGTACACATCTGGCTGATTTCCAGGGTGTTCCTCCCACGCACAAGCCGGTGACCTTTACCGGGATCACGATCACACGTATAGAGGATGGACTGATCGCTGAGGACTGGGAAGAGGTGGATCAATTGAACTTTGCCCAGCAGTTCGGTGCATTTTCATCTGATATGCTTTAA
- a CDS encoding fumarate hydratase, which translates to MIGNITYDAVVKATINIIKEAETLLPDDVIKALETAKENESSDVARSQIEAILKNIEIAGNNSIPLCQDTGILIFYVDIGRDLNIDFDIKGAILEATRIATQQVPLRPNAVDPLSRSNSSDNTGEGLPDIKYDFVEGKQLKITVAPKGAGSENMSVLKMMNPTELKSIDDFIVETVLNAGGRPCPPVIVGVGIGGSFDKAARLAKSSLLRTVNDMNDEEKTLLARINSLGIGPMGLGGDTTALAVHLNTSHCHTASLPVAINIQCWANRHASVTLGGEK; encoded by the coding sequence TTGATTGGCAATATAACTTATGATGCTGTAGTTAAAGCCACTATTAACATAATAAAGGAAGCTGAGACGCTTCTTCCTGATGATGTGATAAAGGCTCTTGAAACAGCAAAAGAAAATGAATCCAGCGACGTTGCAAGATCGCAGATAGAAGCGATCCTTAAGAACATTGAGATTGCAGGGAACAATAGCATCCCCCTCTGCCAGGATACAGGCATACTTATATTTTATGTCGATATCGGCAGGGACCTGAATATTGATTTTGACATTAAGGGAGCAATACTTGAAGCTACAAGGATAGCAACCCAGCAGGTACCATTGCGCCCAAATGCTGTTGATCCGCTTAGCCGAAGCAACAGCAGTGACAATACCGGTGAAGGACTTCCCGATATCAAATATGACTTTGTTGAAGGAAAACAGCTGAAAATAACAGTAGCCCCAAAAGGTGCAGGTTCCGAGAACATGAGCGTTCTGAAAATGATGAATCCCACCGAGCTTAAGAGCATTGATGACTTCATTGTTGAAACGGTGCTCAATGCAGGAGGCCGACCATGTCCACCTGTTATTGTAGGTGTGGGAATAGGAGGATCTTTCGACAAAGCTGCAAGGCTTGCGAAATCCTCACTTTTAAGAACTGTAAATGACATGAATGATGAAGAGAAGACCCTCCTTGCCAGAATAAATTCATTGGGAATCGGTCCAATGGGTCTTGGCGGCGATACCACTGCTCTTGCAGTACATCTTAACACATCTCACTGCCATACAGCATCCCTGCCTGTGGCTATTAACATCCAGTGCTGGGCAAACCGGCACGCTTCGGTTACACTTGGAGGTGAGAAATAA